In Malus sylvestris chromosome 15, drMalSylv7.2, whole genome shotgun sequence, a single genomic region encodes these proteins:
- the LOC126605378 gene encoding uncharacterized protein LOC126605378, whose protein sequence is MSRARDKSGGWAAFDLKQRQKQDLEPQVYKDPFLTIPTTLTSLHPRENVPRINDLPGRPFSTLLLPSVDCPTSAENRVGKRPLLDGDSSGKQYTSVEDNTSSMRKIMDLYPWADDFLIEDIMVAMDNDIDKASILLKQWFPPAAVERITKLAFQKNNSSSNVSLSDRESVPQSPSGISNLNSTIQKCLKENKIELLTGDDCGVQKLANDAANRKLVLGSLESVPIEPEWEEDDVYLKHRKDALRMMRSASQHSKAATHAFVRGDHFSAQQHSKKAREERLVAESLNKKAAKEILRIKNSKNDLWKLDLHGLHASEAIQALHEHLQQIETKELSNCSVSPNRVKMEKRIIRSSSLESFSCKDREKLDQQKASSTQRPASLEIITGRGNHSRGQAALPTAVRSFLNENGYRFEELRPGVITVRPKFRHR, encoded by the exons ATGTCAAGGGCTCGAGATAAGTCTGGTGGTTGGGCTGCCTTTGACCTCAAGCAGCGCCAGAAACAAGACCTCGAGCCTCAAGTTTACAAGGATCCTTTCCTAACTATACCGACCACTCTAACTTCTCTACATCCTCGTGAAAACGTACCGAGGATTAATGACCTTCCGGGCAGGCCCTTTTCAACTCTACTCCTCCCATCTGTAGATTGTCCAACTTCGGCAGAGAATAGGGTTGGGAAAAGACCTTTATTAGATGGCGATTCCAGTGGGAAACAGTACACTTCCGTGGAAGATAATACATCTTCCATGAGGAAGATCATGGATCTTTACCCTTGGGCTGACGATTTCTTGATTGAGGATATTATGGTTGCAATGGATAATGATATAGATAAGGCCTCAATTTTATTGAAACAATGGTTTCCTCCGGCAGCTGTGGAGAGAATAACCAAACTAGCATTTCAAAAAAACAACTCCAGCTCAAATGTCTCTTTAAGTGATAGAGAATCTGTTCCTCAATCTCCTTCTGGCATTTCTAACCTTAACTCTACGATTCAAAAATGTCTCAAAGAGAATAAGATAGAATTGTTAACTGGTGATGATTGCGGTGTGCAAAAGCTTGCTAATGATGCAGCAAATAGGAAGCTGGTTCTGGGGAGTTTGGAGTCTGTACCCATCGAACCTGAGTGGGAAGAGGATGATGTTTACTTGAAGCATCGAAAAGATGCATTAAGGATGATGAG GTCAGCATCACAGCACTCTAAGGCAGCCACTCATGCCTTTGTTAGAGGTGACCATTTTTCCGCCCAACAACACTCAAAGAAGGCTCGAGAGGAACGGTTGGTTGCTGAAAGCCTCAATAAGAAGGCAGCCAAAGAAATTTTAAGGATCAAGAATAGCAAAAATGATTTATGGAAATTGGATTTACATGGCCTTCATGCATCAGAAGCAATTCAAGCCTTGCACGAACACCTGCAGCAAATTGAAACAAAAGAGCTATCTAATTGCTCTGTGTCACCAAACAGAGTTAAGATGGAAAAGAGGATTATACGTTCTTCATCACTTGAGTCGTTTAGTTGTAAGGACAGAGAGAAATTGGATCAACAGAAGGCATCATCAACGCAAAGACCGGCATCCTTAGAGATCATCACAG GTAGAGGTAATCATAGCCGAGGACAGGCTGCACTTCCAACAGCTGTGAGAAGTTTCCTTAACGAGAATGG GTATCGTTTTGAGGAGTTGAGACCAGGTGTAATCACAGTGCGGCCCAAGTTCCGTCACAGGTGA